The DNA region TGGTGTGGCGAGCGCCCGGATCGTGAGGTCTGTCCCCTCGATCAGGTCGCCGTCACGAAGCCGGCCATCGTGGTCGCCGGTGGGAATCACGTACGCAGGGTCGGCCGCCCGTGCCCCGGCACCGGTGAGCTCGGCGAACCGGGGCAGACCCTCGGAGTGGTCGACATGGCGATGGGTCAGGACGGTGACCACGACCTCGCCGGCCTCGGCCTGGACAGCGCGGAGATGGGTCTCGTCGGGTGGGCCTGGATCGACCACCACGCTGGGCCCTCCGGGACGACCCAGGATCCAGGTGTTGGTGCCCTCCAGCGTCATCGGACCTGGGTTGGGCGCCAACCGTAGCCGGATGTCCGGCGCGACATCACTCATCAGCCGGTCCATCAATGCGCCGCGGATAGCGGAACACCCAGCCGTCCGCCTCGCGTACCACCCGAGGCAGCACGGGCTCGATGACCCGATCACGGCCGAACTCGATCGCCGCGGTCACCGACGACAGCTCGGAGAGTTCCAGCAGGATCGACAGGGTCGGCGGCATCAGCTGCAAAGAACCGGCCTGGAAAGCAACGACCGCCGCCCGCGGACAAACCCAGTCGGCATCGAGGGTCTCGCTGGACGTGTCCTCAGCTGTCTGACCAGTGGGCAGGGCAGCTAGGTAGAAGGCGGTGTCGTAGCGGATCGGCTGCTGCTCGGGCGTGATCCAGTGTGCCCACGGCACCAGGGCGTCCGCGGTGAGCTCGACCCCGGTCTCCTCCCGCGTCTCCCGAATCGCGCACGCCAGCCTCGGATCCGGCGCGGTCTGGTCGACCGGATCGAGACCACCGCCGGGAAACACCGCCATCGACGCCGCGAACGTCATCCGGGCATGCCGGTGCAGCAGGTACGTCTCCAGCCCGGCATCGCCGTCCCGGCACAGGACGACACTGGCTGAGGCTCGCGGCGATGCCGGCACGGATCCCGCCGGCCAGGCATCGGCCAATGCGGCCAGCTTGGCCGGCACTGTGAGCCTCAGTGAGGTCAAGACGTCGAGTGAGTGACTCGGCACGGCTGGACCTCCAGATCGACCCGGGTTGCTGGTCAGGCGGATTTCTCAGGCGGGCTGAACGCTCGGCCTGCTGCGGAGCTGGGCGACGACCTCCACCTCGACCGGCGCGTCCAGCGGCAGCACCGAGACGCCCACCGCGCTGCGGGCATGGCGACCGGCGTCACCGAAGATCTCGCCGATCACGGTGCTGGCGCCGTTACCGACCTGCGGCTGGCCGGTGAAGTCCGGCGTGCTCGCCACGAAGATCACCAGGCGCACGATCCGCTCGATCTCGTCGATGCCGCCTGCCTGCTCGCTGACCGCGGCCAGTCCATTCAGCACCGCGGTCCGCGCGCACTCGGCCGCGGTCTCCACCGACACCTCGGCCCCCACCTTGCCGGACGCGACGAGCTGACCGGCCACAGTCGGCAGCTGACCGGACGAGTAGACGAGGTCGCCCACCCGAACGGCCGGCACGTACGCCGCAACCGGCGCTGCGACCGGCGGCAGCGTCAAGCCCAACTCGGCGAGTCTCGCCGACGGCAACGATGCCGAACCCTGGAGCGCCACGGCTCAGTCCTGGATCGGGCGCTTGAGATAGGCCACCAGGTTCTCCGGGTTCAGCCCAGGCACAACCTGCACCAGCTCCCAGCCGTCCTGGCCCCAGTTGTCCAGGATCTGCTTGGTGGCATGGACGAGCAACGGAATGGTGACGTATTCCCACTTGGTCATGAGGTGATCCTACGGACGGTGCCTTCGTCACTCGCTGCGAGGCTGCGCTCCCAAGACTCCGTCTTCTTCCCTCGCTCACAAGACGAAAAGGCGTGTCTTGTTCGCTCAGTCGTCCAGACGGAGCCCTCGCTCCGCCTCACCGCCGCCGCTCGCGACGGGGTCCAGCCCACCCAGGGGCCGCCCGATCAGCAGGCGCACAGGCAGAACGGATGCCCGCTCGGATCGAGCAGCACCACAAACGACGCATTGGACGCAGAATTGTCGGCTAGCACGGCACCGAGCGACTGCGCGTACGCCACGGAGGCCGGGAGGTCCGCCTTGGCCACATCGAGGTCGAGGTGGGACTGCTGGGGCACCTCGTTGACCGGCCAGGTCGGCGGCCGGTAGTCGAGCGCCGGGGCCTACCCCCGGTTCTTGGACACGGGGGTTGATTACGCAGCGGTTGGGAGCGTAGCGGCCCAGCGGGCCTCGTAGGTGGACGGGGACTGGTATCGGCACCAGGAGTGGCGCCGCTTGGTGTTGTAGCGGGTCAGCCACCTGAAGAGCTGCCGGCGGCAGATGAGCTCGTCGGGCCAGCAGGCGGCGTCTTGGAGGACCTCTCGTTTGAGGGTGGCGTTGAACGACTCCGCGAGCGCGTTGTCGGCCGACGTGCCCACGGCACCCATCGACTGGGTCACGCCGAGGCGCGCGCAGAGCTTGGCGTAGTCCTTCGAGGTGTAGACCGACCCGTGGTCGCTGTGGAAGATGGCCCCTGCCAGCCCACCTGAGCCGCCGCGGGTCGCAGCTGCTGCGGTGAGGGCGTCCTCGACGAGGCTGGTGCGCATGTGGTCCGCGACCGCCCAGCCGGCGAGCCGTCTGCTGTAGCAGTCGATGACGGTGGCCAGGTACAGGTTCGTCCCGTCGGCCAGCGGCAGGTAGGTGATGTCGCCGACATAGCGTCGCCCCGGCGCATCCGCGGTGAAGTCCCGCTTCAGCAGGTCGGGGATCAACTGATCCGACGGTTCGGGAATCGTGGTCCGCACACGGCGCTTCTTGACGTAGCCGGCTATCCCAGCCGCACGCATGACCCGCGCGACGCGTTTGTGGTTGACCCGCTCCCCGGCAGGGACACCGTCGTTGAGCTCCGCGGTCACCCGTGGCGCGCCGACGGTGTTGTCGGCCTCGTGGATCACCCGGATCCGTTCGGCCAACTCCGCATCCGCGGCAGCACGGTCGGTACGGGCTGGCGCTCCAGCCTTCCAGGCGTAGTAGGAGGAGCGCTCGATCTCGACGAGTGCACACAGTCGCTTCACCTCGAAGGTGGCGGAGTTGTCGGCGACGAACTGGAAGCGACTCACCAGCGCGTCTCCCCGGCGAAATACTTGGCCGCCCGCTGGAGGATCTCCCGCTCGGTGGTCAACTTCGTCGTCTCTGCCCGCAGGGCCGCGTTCTCTGTTTCGAGCCGCGCGATCCGCTGTTCCTGTGTCTCATCGACAGG from Microlunatus phosphovorus NM-1 includes:
- a CDS encoding NUDIX hydrolase, which codes for MPSHSLDVLTSLRLTVPAKLAALADAWPAGSVPASPRASASVVLCRDGDAGLETYLLHRHARMTFAASMAVFPGGGLDPVDQTAPDPRLACAIRETREETGVELTADALVPWAHWITPEQQPIRYDTAFYLAALPTGQTAEDTSSETLDADWVCPRAAVVAFQAGSLQLMPPTLSILLELSELSSVTAAIEFGRDRVIEPVLPRVVREADGWVFRYPRRIDGPADE
- a CDS encoding RidA family protein; this translates as MALQGSASLPSARLAELGLTLPPVAAPVAAYVPAVRVGDLVYSSGQLPTVAGQLVASGKVGAEVSVETAAECARTAVLNGLAAVSEQAGGIDEIERIVRLVIFVASTPDFTGQPQVGNGASTVIGEIFGDAGRHARSAVGVSVLPLDAPVEVEVVAQLRSRPSVQPA
- a CDS encoding DUF4177 domain-containing protein, which codes for MTKWEYVTIPLLVHATKQILDNWGQDGWELVQVVPGLNPENLVAYLKRPIQD
- a CDS encoding VOC family protein, which encodes MPQQSHLDLDVAKADLPASVAYAQSLGAVLADNSASNASFVVLLDPSGHPFCLCAC
- a CDS encoding IS3 family transposase (programmed frameshift); the protein is MARKNYSEEFRRQAVDLYESTPGATVRGIAEDLGIVRGTLRHWLEAYGTGKKTAADGTLTSSPLHAKPPMTPPSGPVDETQEQRIARLETENAALRAETTKLTTEREILQRAAKYFGRGDALVSRFQFVADNSATFEVKRLCALVEIERSSYYAWKAGAPARTDRAAADAELAERIRVIHEADNTVGAPRVTAELNDGVPAGERVNHKRVARVMRAAGIAGYVKKRRVRTTIPEPSDQLIPDLLKRDFTADAPGRRYVGDITYLPLADGTNLYLATVIDCYSRRLAGWAVADHMRTSLVEDALTAAAATRGGSGGLAGAIFHSDHGSVYTSKDYAKLCARLGVTQSMGAVGTSADNALAESFNATLKREVLQDAACWPDELICRRQLFRWLTRYNTKRRHSWCRYQSPSTYEARWAATLPTAA